GCGCTGGCCCGGGTGGCGCTCCGGCACGCCAGGCCGGGCGTGCGCGCGTACGTGGTGCAGGGCCGCTACGAGCACGTGAACTTCATCTGGGAACCGGCGCCGGTGCGGATCCGGGTCACCGAGGTGGTGCCGCCCGAGCCGCCGAAGCTGTTCGCGATGGCCGAACAGGTCGTCGCCTTCGACGAGGACCTGCCGCCGATCGAGCTGGTCGCGGATGTCGTCGACATCCGGGCGCTCGCGGCGGCGCACCCGGCCGAGACGTACCTCCTGCCGTGCCGCGGCTCGGGCGTGGACCTGGGCGGGGAGGTCGCGTTCCTCGACACGCGCCCCGCCGAGCGGCGGGACTGGCTGATGGTCGGGTGCGAACGGTCACTGCAGTTCCACCGCCACTTCTACGGCGATGAGCCGCCGCGGGTCGACATCTGCCCGCGCCGGACGCGTCCGCTCGACGACGGGCTGACGCTGGCCAAATGCTGCCTGCTGGAACGCGGCGTCGAGTTCGAAGGCAGCGCGGCGGTGGTGCCGTGGGGTTCCAACCTGGACGAGATCCGCCGGGCCCTGCGTTGGCTCACCGGGGTCGACACGCACGATGAGGCCGCTGTCGGGTGAGGTCGGATGAGGAGGAGGCCCGGTGAGCGCGCATCTGGTCGACTCGATCCTCTACGGCCACCTCTGGGGGACCCCGGAGATCCGTCGCCTGTTCGACGATGAGGGGCGCGTGCAGTCCTGGCTGGACATCCTCGCCGCGCTCGCGCAGGCCCAGGCCGAAGTCGGGCTCGTGCCCGACGACGCGGCGCGGGCCATTCGGGACCACGCCGATGTGAGGTTGCTCGACCTTGAGCGTGTCGCGGCCGAGACCCGCGCCACCGGGCACTCGACCCTCGGCCTGATCCGCTGCCTGCGGGACGTGCTACCCGAGGCGGCGCGTGAGTGGGTGTACTACGGCGCCACCGTCCAGGACATCTCGGACACCTGGACCGCGCTCGTCATGCGCGAGGTCGCGGACATCGTCGACCGCGACCTGGCTCGTGCGGAGGCGGCGGCGCTCGCTTTGGCCGAGCGGCATCGCGACACCGTCATGTGCGGCCGCACCCATGGGCAGCCAGGGCTGCCGGTCACGTTCGGGTTCAAGGCGGCTGTGTGGGCGTCTGAACTGCGCCGGCACCGCGAACGGCTGGCCGAGGGCCGCCCCCGTTGGGAGGTGGCGCAGCTTGGCGGAGCGTTGGGAACGATGGAGTTCTGGGGTGAGGCGGCGTTGCCGCTGCTGGAGGCGTTCGCCCGGCGCCTCGGGTTGGCCGCCCCGGACATTCCGTGGATCACCGCCCGGGACCGGGTCGCGGAGTTCGTCAACCTGCTGGCCATGGTCACGGCGACGATCGCGAAGATCGGCCAGGAGGTGTACGAGCTGCAGCGCCCCGAAATCGCCGAGCTGGCGGAACCGTTCACCGCCGGGCAGGTGGGCAGCATCACCATGCCGCACAAGCGCAACCCGGAGTTGTCCGAGCACCTGGTCACGCTGGCGCGGCTGGTGCGGGCGGACGCGACGGTGACCGTGGAAGGCATGATCGCCGAACACGAGCGCGATGGGCGGGCCTGGAAGGCCGAATGGGTGGCTGTTCCCGAGGCGTGCCTGTACACCGGCGCCGCGCTGGCGCTGGCCTGTCGCTTGCTGGAGGGACTGGACGTCGACGCGGCCCGGATGCGGGCGAACCTGGACGCCCGTGGCGGATATGTTTTGTCCGAGCCGGTGATGCGCGTGCTGGCCGACCGCGTCGGTAAGCACACCGCGCACCAGATCGTGTACGAGGCGGCGCTCGCCGGACGGGAGCGCGGGGTCGACCTGGGCACGGCGCTGCTCGCCGACCCCCGCATCGCGGAACGTCTCACGCCCGAGGAGATCGCCCGCTGCCTCGATCCGCACGCCGCTCTCGGAGCTGCTCCGGCGTTCGTCGACCGGGTCCTGGCCACTATCCGCGGGGTCCGACGATGAACGGTCTGCTGACCCTGCCTCGCGTGTCGTTGGCGGTCACGCCGACGCCGCTGCAGCCGGCGCCGCGCCTGTCGGAGGAGCTGGGCGTGGAGGTTTGGCTCAAGCGTGACGACCTGACCGGCTTGGGCCTCGGCGGCAACAAGACGCGGGGCCTGGAGTACCTCCTGGCCGAGGCCATCGCCCAGGGCTGCGACTGCCTGGTGACCGGCGCCGGTCCGCAGTCGAACTGGGCGATGCTCGCGGCGCTCGCCGCCCGTCGCTGCGGGCTGGACCCCTATCTGGTCTTCTACGGTTCGCCCGTGCCGGTCACGGGGAACCTGTTGCTGGACCAGATGGTGGGGGCCGATGTCCGCTTCACCGGCGACCCCGACCGCGCCTCGGTCGACGTGGCGATCCAGACGCTTGCCGATGAGCTGCGGGCGGCCGGACGGCGGCCGTACGTCTTGCCGCGCGGGGGCGCGACGGCGCTCGGCGCGGTGGGCTACGTGCGCGCCAGCCTGGAGCTGGCCGAGCAGTTGCTCGCCGCCGGGTTGACGCCGTCGCGGTTGTGGCTCGCCACCGGCTCATGCGGCACCCAAGCCGGCCTGGTGGCCGGGGCGCGCTGGTTGCGGGCGCCCTACCAGGTGGTCGGGGTGACGGTGAGCCGCCCGGCTGAGGAGTGCGTT
This window of the Carbonactinospora thermoautotrophica genome carries:
- a CDS encoding DUF7714 family protein; protein product: MIPDPDPNTIARPYRGLSVQEVDVPLTEVDLVSFLLGREVYRRTDYLVLRNGEQAALVTVRKASDEPLFSPVVEARVLAGPDELAFIGSPETDVGNATALARVALRHARPGVRAYVVQGRYEHVNFIWEPAPVRIRVTEVVPPEPPKLFAMAEQVVAFDEDLPPIELVADVVDIRALAAAHPAETYLLPCRGSGVDLGGEVAFLDTRPAERRDWLMVGCERSLQFHRHFYGDEPPRVDICPRRTRPLDDGLTLAKCCLLERGVEFEGSAAVVPWGSNLDEIRRALRWLTGVDTHDEAAVG
- the xcbD gene encoding 3-sulfopropionylcysteine synthase XcbD, giving the protein MSAHLVDSILYGHLWGTPEIRRLFDDEGRVQSWLDILAALAQAQAEVGLVPDDAARAIRDHADVRLLDLERVAAETRATGHSTLGLIRCLRDVLPEAAREWVYYGATVQDISDTWTALVMREVADIVDRDLARAEAAALALAERHRDTVMCGRTHGQPGLPVTFGFKAAVWASELRRHRERLAEGRPRWEVAQLGGALGTMEFWGEAALPLLEAFARRLGLAAPDIPWITARDRVAEFVNLLAMVTATIAKIGQEVYELQRPEIAELAEPFTAGQVGSITMPHKRNPELSEHLVTLARLVRADATVTVEGMIAEHERDGRAWKAEWVAVPEACLYTGAALALACRLLEGLDVDAARMRANLDARGGYVLSEPVMRVLADRVGKHTAHQIVYEAALAGRERGVDLGTALLADPRIAERLTPEEIARCLDPHAALGAAPAFVDRVLATIRGVRR
- a CDS encoding 1-aminocyclopropane-1-carboxylate deaminase/D-cysteine desulfhydrase produces the protein MNGLLTLPRVSLAVTPTPLQPAPRLSEELGVEVWLKRDDLTGLGLGGNKTRGLEYLLAEAIAQGCDCLVTGAGPQSNWAMLAALAARRCGLDPYLVFYGSPVPVTGNLLLDQMVGADVRFTGDPDRASVDVAIQTLADELRAAGRRPYVLPRGGATALGAVGYVRASLELAEQLLAAGLTPSRLWLATGSCGTQAGLVAGARWLRAPYQVVGVTVSRPAEECVARVLDLAGAVAELLDLPGADVRGDVTVLGGYLGPGYGRRSPEGEAAAQLVARTEGVFLDPVFSAKAMACLIDAARAGGLAGPVVFLVTGGAPTLFNAVKSAL